The following proteins are co-located in the Phycisphaerales bacterium genome:
- a CDS encoding prepilin-type N-terminal cleavage/methylation domain-containing protein, with amino-acid sequence MPHARRDRVRAFTLIELLVVIAIIALLIGILLPTLGKARRASRQTVTLARLHDLGIAMAAYSHEYKDQLPTMEDPDEKAFLGLSLLAKVQSLPAQAFINPNAGDTLSPLETDDRRPVLATFDGAEVDAATTIDPGSIARVRFHASFAFDNDVKVLRAFKPIVYIGDRADYRLGRTLSAAWGGEGMCVAFTDQHAEFVRTRSLAGQQDPNMYHHNEWMGEGGDEQRDGVSVTQGTLDTHLRFFTEDEDDALLPDAEP; translated from the coding sequence ATGCCTCACGCACGCCGTGACCGCGTCCGCGCGTTCACGCTCATCGAGCTGCTGGTGGTCATCGCCATTATCGCGCTGCTCATCGGCATCCTGCTTCCCACGCTGGGCAAGGCCCGGCGCGCCTCGCGTCAGACCGTCACCCTCGCCCGCCTGCACGACCTGGGCATCGCCATGGCCGCGTACTCGCATGAGTACAAGGATCAGCTGCCCACAATGGAAGATCCGGACGAGAAGGCCTTCCTGGGTCTGAGCCTGCTCGCGAAAGTCCAGAGCCTGCCCGCGCAGGCGTTCATCAACCCCAATGCCGGCGACACGCTCTCGCCCCTGGAAACCGACGACCGCCGCCCGGTGCTCGCGACGTTTGACGGAGCAGAGGTGGACGCCGCGACCACCATCGACCCGGGCTCCATCGCCCGCGTCCGCTTCCACGCCTCTTTCGCCTTCGACAACGATGTGAAGGTGCTGCGCGCCTTCAAACCGATCGTTTATATCGGCGACAGGGCCGACTACCGGCTGGGCCGGACGCTCTCGGCCGCTTGGGGCGGGGAGGGCATGTGCGTGGCGTTCACCGATCAGCACGCGGAGTTCGTGCGCACCCGCAGCCTGGCGGGGCAGCAGGACCCCAACATGTACCACCACAACGAGTGGATGGGCGAGGGAGGAGACGAGCAGCGGGACGGCGTGAGCGTCACCCAGGGCACGCTCGACACGCACCTGCGGTTCTTTACCGAAGACGAGGACGACGCCCTGCTGCCGGACGCGGAGCCCTGA
- a CDS encoding DUF2946 family protein — protein sequence MALPRSIPALACIVALLLMAASPLWHDHDHAGHQTGGDELAHCERPEEQRADDEHAHNEHENRDHHDEEPACEVCHAVLHAGPRDLPAPTALFLHAPLAVVIELAQDEHPAVCFVRQATARGPPRLTAA from the coding sequence ATGGCCCTCCCGCGGTCCATCCCGGCTCTGGCCTGCATCGTCGCGCTGCTGCTGATGGCGGCATCGCCGCTGTGGCATGACCACGACCACGCGGGCCACCAGACCGGGGGCGATGAGCTCGCCCACTGTGAGCGCCCCGAAGAGCAGCGTGCAGACGACGAGCACGCGCACAACGAGCACGAGAACCGCGATCACCACGATGAGGAGCCAGCGTGCGAGGTCTGCCATGCCGTGCTCCATGCCGGCCCGCGTGACCTGCCTGCACCGACGGCTCTTTTTCTCCACGCCCCGCTCGCCGTCGTGATCGAGCTCGCACAGGACGAGCACCCGGCGGTGTGCTTCGTGAGACAGGCCACCGCCCGCGGGCCGCCGCGCCTGACGGCCGCCTGA
- a CDS encoding alkaline phosphatase — MPPINRRSFLRTSSTLAALGVGGAALGAGPTRATQAREQGPPATPPTARVAKNIIFMVSDGMSTGTLTLADLAYRQREGRPSHWVSLWSREGVRRGTATTYSADAWVTDSAAGGSAWGCGVHVNNGVINISNEGEQLVPILVHARQSGKRTGVVTTTRVTHATPASFVANVPKRDLWQPIAQQMLERGVDVMLGGGGKHFPDQLLKQHPGLLVARNKAELLTAGQGRLLGFFAQDHVPMVFERTPEVPALSTMTGVALKRLENPAGFVLQVEGGRVDHAAHNNDAASLIMEQIDFDFALQVVLHWMEGRDDTLLIVTTDHANANPGLTLYGKPGREAFQRINNVKHSFDWIWEELAKRPAEAQPAAVAEIVEAATGIGLDQDERTLLAMAVSKRRTAAFSQASVWTSVLGGLLADHLGVAFTGPNHTSDMVEVTAMGPGSELLTPALDNTDLHRLMVSAMQLPAPKLLPGMEHRIEPARGVNDD; from the coding sequence ATGCCCCCGATCAACCGCCGCTCCTTCCTGCGGACCTCCTCCACCCTGGCCGCCCTCGGCGTGGGAGGCGCCGCTCTGGGCGCCGGCCCCACCCGAGCCACCCAGGCGCGGGAGCAGGGGCCGCCCGCGACGCCTCCCACAGCGCGGGTGGCGAAGAACATCATCTTTATGGTCTCCGACGGCATGAGCACGGGGACACTGACCCTGGCCGATCTGGCTTACCGCCAGCGTGAGGGGCGGCCGTCGCACTGGGTCTCCCTGTGGTCGCGCGAGGGGGTCCGGCGGGGCACCGCCACCACCTACTCGGCTGACGCCTGGGTGACGGACTCGGCCGCGGGCGGGTCGGCGTGGGGCTGCGGGGTCCACGTCAACAACGGCGTGATCAACATCTCGAACGAGGGTGAGCAGCTGGTGCCCATCCTCGTGCACGCCCGCCAGAGCGGCAAACGGACGGGTGTGGTGACCACCACCCGTGTCACGCACGCAACTCCGGCGAGCTTCGTCGCCAACGTGCCCAAGCGCGACCTGTGGCAGCCCATCGCGCAGCAGATGCTGGAGCGTGGCGTCGACGTGATGCTCGGCGGGGGTGGGAAGCACTTCCCGGACCAGCTGCTCAAGCAGCATCCCGGCTTGCTGGTAGCGCGGAACAAGGCCGAGCTGCTGACCGCCGGCCAGGGACGACTGCTGGGATTTTTCGCACAGGACCATGTGCCCATGGTGTTCGAACGGACGCCGGAGGTTCCCGCACTTTCCACAATGACAGGCGTAGCGCTCAAGAGATTGGAGAATCCCGCCGGCTTCGTGCTGCAGGTCGAGGGTGGGCGTGTGGACCACGCGGCCCACAACAACGACGCCGCGTCCCTGATCATGGAGCAGATCGACTTCGACTTCGCGCTTCAGGTAGTGCTGCACTGGATGGAGGGCCGCGACGACACGCTGCTGATCGTCACCACCGACCACGCCAACGCCAACCCCGGCCTCACCCTCTACGGCAAGCCCGGGCGCGAGGCCTTCCAGCGCATCAACAACGTCAAGCACTCGTTCGACTGGATCTGGGAGGAGCTGGCCAAGCGGCCCGCGGAGGCCCAGCCCGCCGCGGTCGCTGAGATCGTGGAGGCAGCAACCGGCATCGGGCTCGACCAGGACGAGCGCACGCTGCTGGCCATGGCGGTGAGCAAGCGCCGCACGGCCGCGTTCAGCCAGGCCAGCGTGTGGACCAGTGTGCTCGGCGGCCTGCTCGCCGACCACCTGGGCGTTGCCTTCACCGGCCCCAACCACACCTCCGACATGGTCGAGGTGACCGCGATGGGCCCCGGCAGCGAGCTGCTCACGCCCGCGCTCGACAACACCGACCTGCACCGCCTGATGGTGAGCGCGATGCAGCTGCCCGCGCCCAAGCTGCTGCCGGGCATGGAGCACCGGATCGAGCCGGCTCGGGGCGTGAACGACGACTGA
- a CDS encoding helix-turn-helix domain-containing protein, with product MDKMFYSIEEAAQKLGKTTDQVRDMAARGQLQEFRDRDALVFKREQVDLLAGDDVIPLADSGELEPLTLASSGSAPGLVEAKESTGINIFEAEGTDEADPSAVTRVTTSPGSLVDPGDKSASGSGGLLDMTREPDDTSLGADLLGDVYGSETMAAQTAAEPAITDGGGALFETPGAVMETTETTTAIAMIPAEPYDGAASGWMGGLALGAIVAIGLAAFTLIIGLTSTAGGGMLKMIGDQYMIFVGAAAACLVLFAGIGFVLGKKS from the coding sequence ATGGACAAGATGTTCTATTCGATCGAAGAGGCCGCCCAGAAGCTCGGCAAGACGACGGACCAGGTCCGCGACATGGCCGCGCGGGGGCAGCTCCAGGAGTTCCGCGACCGCGACGCCCTGGTGTTCAAGCGTGAGCAGGTCGACCTGCTTGCCGGCGACGACGTGATCCCGCTGGCCGACAGCGGCGAGCTTGAGCCCCTCACCCTTGCCAGCAGCGGCAGCGCCCCCGGCCTCGTTGAGGCCAAGGAGTCGACGGGCATCAACATCTTCGAGGCCGAGGGCACCGACGAGGCCGACCCGTCGGCCGTGACGCGCGTCACCACCTCGCCCGGCTCGCTGGTTGACCCCGGCGACAAGAGCGCCAGCGGCAGCGGCGGCCTGCTCGACATGACCCGCGAGCCCGACGACACCTCGCTCGGCGCCGACCTGCTGGGCGATGTCTACGGCAGCGAGACGATGGCGGCGCAGACGGCCGCGGAGCCGGCGATCACCGACGGGGGCGGCGCCCTCTTCGAGACGCCCGGCGCGGTCATGGAGACTACCGAGACCACCACCGCGATCGCGATGATCCCCGCCGAGCCCTACGACGGCGCGGCCAGCGGCTGGATGGGCGGCCTGGCCCTGGGCGCGATCGTCGCGATCGGCCTCGCGGCGTTCACGCTCATCATCGGCCTCACCAGCACCGCCGGCGGCGGCATGCTGAAAATGATCGGCGACCAGTACATGATCTTCGTGGGCGCGGCCGCGGCGTGCCTGGTGCTCTTCGCGGGCATCGGGTTCGTGCTGGGGAAGAAGAGCTGA
- a CDS encoding alpha/beta hydrolase has product MQFARVFAAMAALVISATALAAAPIADGVKGLWSGHIDVMGQKLGIRVKFTTDTAATIDIPDQGVTAMKLSDVTYTPPAVTFRMPEVPGEPSFKGTVKGDEMTGQFTQSGGSFPFTLKRTTAEAVRRPQDPKPPFPYRSEEVTVQSAGAKLAGTLTLPQGEGPFPAVLLITGSGPQNRDSELFDHRPFLVWADHLTRAGFAVLRVDDRGVGQSTGVASRFTDLVADAAACVRHLRTRKDIGSVGLLGHSQGAEVAARVAANDPKVAWVVLLAGIGTDGASNLAEQNRAIFKAAGMSDEGADKVCKAAKALFDGVLANAPESKLRELARALMLAQTSVQDIPEAEVDEALKQLRSPGMRDLLANDIRNDLKKVRVPVLALLGGKDVQVPASYNRPALDAAFKPMKDATVRVFPKCNHLFQPATTGGLEEYGTIATTIDPEVLDAVKAWMLERSK; this is encoded by the coding sequence ATGCAGTTCGCCCGTGTGTTCGCGGCCATGGCCGCGCTGGTCATCTCCGCCACCGCCCTCGCTGCTGCCCCCATCGCTGACGGCGTCAAAGGCCTCTGGTCCGGCCACATCGACGTGATGGGCCAGAAGCTCGGCATCCGCGTCAAGTTCACGACCGACACCGCCGCGACAATCGACATCCCCGACCAGGGCGTCACCGCAATGAAGCTCAGCGATGTGACGTACACGCCGCCGGCCGTCACGTTCCGGATGCCCGAGGTCCCCGGCGAGCCGTCGTTCAAGGGCACGGTGAAGGGCGACGAGATGACCGGCCAGTTCACCCAGAGCGGCGGCTCGTTCCCGTTCACCCTCAAGCGCACCACCGCGGAGGCCGTGCGTCGCCCGCAGGACCCCAAGCCGCCGTTCCCATACCGCAGCGAGGAGGTGACGGTGCAGTCCGCCGGCGCCAAGCTCGCGGGCACGCTCACGCTGCCGCAGGGTGAGGGCCCGTTCCCGGCCGTACTGCTCATCACCGGCAGCGGCCCCCAGAATCGCGACAGCGAACTCTTTGACCACCGCCCGTTCCTGGTGTGGGCCGACCACCTCACCCGCGCCGGGTTCGCCGTGCTCCGCGTCGATGACCGCGGCGTCGGCCAGTCCACCGGCGTGGCCAGCCGCTTCACCGACCTCGTCGCCGACGCCGCAGCGTGCGTCCGCCACCTCCGCACCCGCAAGGACATTGGCTCCGTCGGCCTGCTGGGCCACAGCCAGGGGGCCGAGGTCGCGGCCCGCGTCGCGGCGAACGACCCCAAGGTCGCGTGGGTCGTGCTGCTCGCTGGCATCGGCACCGACGGGGCCAGCAACCTCGCCGAGCAGAACCGCGCGATCTTCAAGGCCGCAGGCATGAGCGACGAGGGCGCTGACAAGGTGTGCAAGGCGGCGAAGGCGCTCTTCGACGGCGTGCTGGCCAACGCCCCCGAGAGCAAGCTGCGCGAGCTCGCCCGCGCCCTGATGCTCGCGCAGACCAGCGTGCAGGACATCCCCGAGGCCGAGGTCGATGAGGCCCTCAAGCAGCTCCGCTCGCCCGGCATGCGCGACTTGCTCGCCAACGACATCCGCAACGACCTCAAGAAGGTCCGCGTTCCCGTGCTCGCGCTGCTGGGCGGCAAGGACGTGCAGGTGCCCGCGTCCTACAACCGGCCCGCGCTGGATGCCGCGTTCAAGCCGATGAAGGACGCGACCGTGCGCGTGTTCCCCAAGTGCAACCACCTCTTCCAGCCCGCCACCACAGGCGGCCTCGAGGAGTACGGCACCATCGCCACGACCATCGATCCCGAAGTGCTCGACGCGGTGAAGGCGTGGATGCTCGAGCGCTCGAAGTGA
- a CDS encoding helix-turn-helix domain-containing protein produces MPRQSIRVKGKGVTRTPKNGGPTGTQLPSRRPLMTLTTSKQVRAIASPVRLEVISFLVSLGPCTVAELAAAMDRPADGLYPHLRALVHAGVAVAARREPGPGEGRGEAVFDAAADHFSTEWDEETGRGTAAFMEVSDAVLRAAGLGLRRAFEARAVRLTGDKPNLTCMHESGWVDEETLAKVMGHLREARRLLVEGRTQRRGQLVQMTTVLVPTVRKRGAAERE; encoded by the coding sequence ATGCCGCGCCAGTCAATACGCGTCAAGGGGAAGGGCGTTACACGAACGCCCAAGAATGGCGGTCCCACGGGCACGCAGCTGCCGTCGCGTCGGCCGCTGATGACGCTGACGACCTCGAAGCAGGTGCGGGCGATCGCCAGCCCCGTGCGGCTAGAGGTCATCAGCTTCCTGGTGTCACTGGGGCCGTGCACGGTGGCGGAACTGGCCGCGGCGATGGACCGGCCCGCCGACGGCCTGTACCCGCACCTGAGGGCGCTCGTACATGCGGGCGTTGCGGTCGCGGCGCGGCGCGAGCCGGGCCCGGGCGAAGGGCGTGGCGAGGCGGTGTTCGATGCCGCGGCCGATCACTTCAGCACCGAATGGGACGAGGAGACTGGTCGTGGCACGGCGGCGTTCATGGAGGTTTCGGATGCGGTGCTGCGGGCAGCGGGGCTGGGGCTGCGGCGGGCGTTTGAGGCAAGGGCCGTGCGGCTGACGGGGGACAAGCCGAACCTCACGTGCATGCACGAGAGCGGGTGGGTGGACGAGGAGACGCTGGCGAAGGTGATGGGGCACCTGCGCGAGGCCCGCCGCCTGCTCGTGGAGGGTCGCACGCAGCGACGCGGGCAGCTGGTGCAGATGACAACGGTGCTGGTACCGACGGTGAGGAAGCGGGGAGCGGCAGAACGAGAATGA
- a CDS encoding glycosyltransferase, whose product MDISVIIPTYRRPEKLHACLRAFGEQTLDPSRFEVLIGFDGYDPEGAEAARRACPERIRGSVRLVEGDRVGLTGVRNRLMATVRGWVLLSTNDDVLPEPGFLEAHLRAHEQARAERRVVVISGASPWVVHQPDRLFDRLVRETSMVFFYNGMDTPESLAQPDKDWGFRHAWGLNMSMPTQAVREVGNFTVFPAWYGYEDNEIAFKLKERFSAPVLYRPDARLWHDHRMEPDAYLTREFSLGYAAFGVAQTSPAFARATFGRAVNEAPELSYSREFVRRERTGAARALPTFRALTQLPPSLLDGPAGATLRDALYQQHLLLKRWMWRAGLIAAAENRPMQVEWPE is encoded by the coding sequence GTGGACATAAGTGTGATCATCCCGACCTACAGGCGTCCGGAGAAGCTGCACGCGTGCCTCCGCGCGTTCGGCGAGCAGACGCTCGACCCATCTCGTTTCGAGGTGCTCATCGGTTTCGACGGCTACGACCCCGAAGGCGCGGAGGCCGCGCGTCGCGCCTGCCCCGAGCGGATCCGCGGCAGTGTGCGGCTGGTCGAAGGCGACCGCGTCGGCCTTACCGGTGTGCGCAACCGCCTCATGGCGACGGTCCGCGGGTGGGTGCTGCTGTCAACCAACGACGACGTGCTCCCCGAGCCGGGGTTCCTCGAGGCGCACCTGAGGGCCCACGAGCAGGCCCGGGCGGAACGGCGCGTGGTCGTCATCAGCGGGGCATCGCCGTGGGTGGTGCACCAGCCCGACCGTCTCTTCGACCGGCTCGTGCGAGAGACGTCGATGGTGTTCTTCTACAACGGCATGGACACCCCCGAGTCACTCGCACAACCCGACAAGGACTGGGGCTTCCGCCACGCGTGGGGGCTGAACATGTCGATGCCCACGCAGGCCGTGCGTGAGGTCGGCAACTTCACTGTCTTCCCCGCCTGGTACGGCTACGAGGACAACGAGATTGCCTTCAAGCTCAAGGAACGCTTCAGCGCGCCCGTGCTCTACCGCCCCGATGCCCGCCTGTGGCACGACCACCGCATGGAGCCCGACGCGTACCTGACCCGCGAGTTCTCTCTCGGCTACGCGGCCTTCGGCGTCGCCCAGACCTCGCCCGCGTTCGCCCGCGCCACTTTCGGGCGGGCGGTGAACGAGGCCCCCGAGCTGAGTTACTCGCGCGAGTTCGTGCGCCGAGAGCGCACCGGCGCGGCCCGGGCACTGCCCACCTTCCGTGCCCTCACGCAGCTCCCGCCCTCGCTGCTCGACGGCCCCGCAGGCGCGACCCTCCGCGATGCGCTGTACCAGCAGCACCTGCTGCTCAAGCGTTGGATGTGGCGCGCTGGCCTCATCGCCGCGGCGGAGAACCGGCCGATGCAGGTCGAGTGGCCGGAGTGA
- the nadA gene encoding quinolinate synthase NadA has product MLWQPPLPESYTKMTPENLAAAISTRRRELGDQLVILGHHYQTDEVIQHADITGDSLKLSQQAALVAASGKVKYVVFCGVHFMAETADMLTPEEVAVILPDLSAGCSMADMAQYDDTVQAWEDIHASLAEQGWKGTIVPITYVNSSAAIKAFVGEHGGACCTSSNAGEVFRWAMSGGTTGRETGATQDIKVLFLPDQHLGRNTASAYGIDTKAHTCLYDPRLTRRGHALGGATPEQLLASKVILWAGHCSVHKLFRPEHCDQIRAENAANPDAEPTTILVHPECAKEVVDKADLAGSTEFIIRTIREASVGSRWAIGTEVHLVARLAKEAAARGVAVRILSDCQCLCTTMYRIDQPHLLWVLDNLAGDSAGRDPKIKKPKVVNQVSVHPKVRELALLAIDRMLAHAGSGSVKAGPTTGARA; this is encoded by the coding sequence ATGCTCTGGCAACCGCCCCTCCCAGAGTCCTACACGAAGATGACGCCGGAGAACCTCGCGGCCGCGATCTCGACGCGGCGGCGGGAGCTGGGCGACCAGCTGGTCATTCTGGGGCACCACTACCAGACCGACGAGGTCATCCAGCACGCCGATATCACCGGCGACTCGCTCAAACTCTCGCAGCAGGCAGCGCTTGTCGCCGCCAGCGGGAAGGTGAAGTACGTCGTGTTCTGCGGCGTGCACTTCATGGCCGAGACCGCCGACATGCTCACGCCCGAGGAGGTCGCGGTGATCCTGCCCGACCTGTCGGCCGGCTGCTCGATGGCCGACATGGCCCAGTACGACGACACCGTGCAGGCGTGGGAGGACATCCACGCGAGCCTCGCCGAGCAGGGGTGGAAGGGGACCATCGTCCCCATCACCTACGTGAACTCGTCCGCGGCCATCAAGGCCTTCGTGGGCGAGCACGGCGGCGCGTGCTGCACCAGCAGCAACGCGGGCGAGGTGTTCCGGTGGGCAATGAGTGGCGGGACCACCGGTCGGGAGACCGGTGCCACCCAGGACATCAAGGTCCTCTTCCTGCCCGACCAGCACCTGGGGCGCAACACCGCCTCCGCTTACGGCATTGATACGAAGGCCCACACCTGCCTCTACGACCCGCGCCTGACCCGGCGCGGCCACGCGCTTGGCGGGGCCACGCCCGAGCAGCTGCTGGCCTCGAAGGTCATCCTGTGGGCGGGCCACTGCTCGGTGCACAAGCTCTTCCGCCCCGAGCACTGCGACCAGATCCGCGCTGAAAACGCCGCCAACCCTGACGCGGAGCCCACCACGATCCTCGTGCACCCCGAGTGCGCGAAGGAGGTGGTGGACAAGGCCGACCTTGCGGGCTCGACTGAGTTCATCATCCGCACCATCCGCGAGGCCTCAGTCGGCTCGCGCTGGGCCATCGGCACCGAGGTGCACCTGGTGGCGCGCCTGGCGAAGGAGGCCGCGGCCAGGGGCGTGGCGGTGCGGATCCTCAGCGACTGCCAGTGCCTGTGCACGACGATGTACCGCATCGACCAGCCGCACCTGCTGTGGGTGCTGGACAACCTCGCGGGCGACTCGGCGGGGCGCGACCCCAAGATCAAGAAGCCGAAGGTCGTCAATCAGGTCAGCGTGCACCCCAAGGTGCGCGAGCTGGCGCTGCTGGCGATCGACCGCATGCTGGCGCACGCCGGCAGCGGGAGCGTCAAGGCAGGGCCCACAACGGGCGCGAGGGCATAG
- a CDS encoding HU family DNA-binding protein, whose product MATITKKDLIERITERTKLKRADTKKAIQEFLDQVIVELKKGNRLEFRDFGVFEVKERAARLAQNPKTMQKVEVPAKRAVKFKVGRLMRESVELDVHRNGHAPIVEVKSGAKVGV is encoded by the coding sequence ATGGCCACGATCACGAAGAAGGACCTCATCGAGCGCATCACCGAGCGGACCAAGCTCAAGCGCGCCGACACGAAGAAGGCGATCCAGGAGTTCCTGGATCAGGTGATCGTGGAACTGAAGAAGGGCAATCGGCTCGAGTTCCGCGACTTCGGCGTGTTCGAGGTCAAGGAGCGGGCCGCGCGCCTCGCCCAGAACCCCAAGACCATGCAGAAGGTCGAGGTCCCGGCCAAGCGGGCCGTCAAGTTCAAGGTCGGCCGCCTGATGCGCGAGAGCGTCGAACTCGACGTGCACCGCAACGGCCACGCCCCCATCGTTGAGGTCAAGAGCGGCGCCAAGGTCGGGGTCTAA
- the tsaB gene encoding tRNA (adenosine(37)-N6)-threonylcarbamoyltransferase complex dimerization subunit type 1 TsaB: protein MKPPLTLGIETSNPSAAPPSVALLPGLPTGATGAQEVLWRETVGTQPHTDDLITAIDRLFRRAGRQPRDLTAVAVSAGPGGYTAVRIAIATAKMICEATGAACHAVPTAHAVAARVVHGGVFGVGLGSKGESVFVTRFEARADGGSVRALDQGRLITAADLAALSASLLVVDRFVPPTVAARAAELGIGVRAPEFDAVAVAELAAAFAPVDPAALAPIYPREPEAVTKWRQLKGG, encoded by the coding sequence GTGAAGCCCCCACTGACGCTCGGTATTGAGACCAGCAACCCTTCCGCGGCCCCGCCGAGCGTGGCTCTCCTTCCCGGTCTGCCCACCGGGGCAACTGGTGCGCAAGAAGTGCTCTGGCGTGAGACGGTGGGCACGCAGCCCCACACCGACGACCTTATTACCGCGATCGACCGGTTGTTCCGGCGGGCAGGACGCCAGCCGCGGGACCTCACAGCGGTCGCTGTGTCCGCGGGGCCCGGCGGGTACACCGCGGTCCGAATTGCTATCGCCACGGCCAAGATGATCTGCGAGGCCACCGGGGCGGCGTGTCATGCGGTGCCCACGGCGCACGCTGTGGCCGCGCGGGTGGTGCACGGGGGCGTGTTCGGGGTGGGGCTAGGTTCGAAGGGGGAGTCGGTGTTCGTGACGCGATTCGAGGCTCGCGCTGACGGCGGATCGGTGCGGGCGCTGGACCAGGGGCGGCTGATCACGGCCGCGGACCTTGCTGCACTAAGCGCCTCGCTGCTGGTGGTGGACCGGTTCGTGCCCCCAACCGTGGCTGCGCGGGCAGCGGAGCTGGGGATAGGGGTGCGTGCGCCGGAGTTTGATGCGGTGGCGGTGGCGGAGCTGGCAGCGGCGTTCGCGCCGGTGGACCCTGCCGCGCTCGCCCCGATCTACCCGCGCGAGCCGGAGGCGGTGACGAAGTGGCGGCAGTTGAAGGGTGGGTGA
- a CDS encoding PIN domain-containing protein, which produces MNAIDTNVCVAAFTVGDPHRATALELLEKLPDDGTVLLWQVACETGAVLERIQREQGAKHRHVDDPRKAVELLVERFRLVYPGTGVLARGWDIHLKYQVSYWDAMLLAACADAGVRLLYTQDAQSQPEIDGVTLINPFAS; this is translated from the coding sequence ATGAACGCCATTGATACGAACGTCTGCGTCGCGGCGTTCACGGTCGGTGACCCGCACCGTGCGACAGCGCTCGAACTTCTGGAGAAGCTTCCAGACGATGGCACGGTGCTGCTCTGGCAGGTCGCGTGCGAGACCGGTGCTGTGTTGGAACGAATTCAGCGCGAGCAGGGCGCAAAGCACCGGCATGTCGATGATCCTCGTAAGGCAGTCGAGCTTCTGGTTGAGCGTTTCAGGCTCGTGTACCCTGGCACTGGGGTGCTTGCCCGCGGTTGGGACATCCACCTGAAGTATCAGGTGAGCTACTGGGATGCGATGTTGCTCGCGGCCTGCGCCGACGCAGGTGTCCGACTGTTGTACACACAGGACGCCCAGAGCCAGCCCGAGATCGACGGCGTCACGCTCATCAACCCCTTCGCCAGCTAA
- a CDS encoding antitoxin AF2212-like protein, translating into MEFSGEISFTYTNGVLRPDEKLNLPEGARVRATVHVEEGHKRTKAEIMAEIRRLGDSGAFKYPGRTITRDEMHERH; encoded by the coding sequence ATGGAGTTCAGCGGCGAAATCTCCTTCACGTACACCAATGGGGTGCTGAGGCCCGACGAGAAGCTGAACCTTCCTGAGGGCGCTCGGGTGCGTGCGACCGTGCACGTCGAGGAAGGTCACAAGCGAACGAAGGCGGAGATCATGGCCGAGATTCGCCGGCTCGGTGACAGCGGAGCGTTCAAGTATCCCGGTCGGACGATCACGCGCGACGAGATGCATGAACGCCATTGA
- a CDS encoding cysteine synthase family protein, which produces MNAETRVYDDVFDMLPREENPSPMVRITRLAPVEGFELFAKLEWMNPFGSVKDRAAWSMLRDLEVRGQVSATRGIVEPTSGNTGISLAAMASVRGYKARAVVPEKVPDEKKVILRIAGADVDVMTDSMCPSPGMGEGSIGMARSYARAQPDKYVMPNQYENAANERAHIETTGPEIWRQTDGRVTHVFCSLGTCGTAMGLAQYFREKHPQHKVKIIAVQPTEGHDVPGIRSKSELHVAKLLRPELVDEVLEVETEAAYAAVMELCQREGLFAGPSSGLIFEGARRVLRRDRLQGVGVMIFCDSVFKYVSSMVKHVEGLGEF; this is translated from the coding sequence ATGAACGCCGAGACCCGGGTGTACGACGACGTCTTCGACATGCTGCCGCGCGAGGAGAACCCCTCGCCCATGGTGCGGATCACGCGCCTGGCGCCGGTCGAGGGATTCGAGCTCTTCGCCAAGCTGGAATGGATGAACCCCTTCGGCAGCGTGAAGGACCGGGCCGCGTGGTCGATGCTGCGGGACCTGGAGGTGCGAGGGCAGGTCTCGGCCACGCGCGGGATCGTCGAGCCCACCAGCGGCAACACCGGCATCAGCCTGGCCGCGATGGCGAGCGTGCGGGGGTACAAGGCGCGGGCGGTGGTGCCCGAGAAGGTGCCCGACGAGAAGAAGGTCATCCTGCGGATCGCCGGGGCGGATGTGGACGTCATGACCGACTCGATGTGCCCGTCGCCGGGCATGGGCGAGGGTTCGATCGGGATGGCCCGCAGCTACGCCCGTGCTCAGCCCGACAAGTACGTGATGCCCAACCAGTACGAAAACGCGGCGAACGAGCGGGCGCACATCGAGACGACGGGCCCGGAGATCTGGCGGCAGACCGACGGGCGCGTAACGCACGTGTTCTGCTCGCTGGGGACGTGCGGCACGGCCATGGGGCTGGCCCAGTACTTCCGCGAGAAGCACCCGCAGCACAAGGTGAAGATCATCGCCGTGCAGCCCACCGAGGGGCACGACGTGCCGGGCATCCGCAGCAAGAGCGAGCTGCACGTGGCGAAGCTGCTGCGGCCGGAGCTGGTGGATGAGGTGCTGGAGGTGGAGACCGAGGCCGCGTACGCCGCGGTGATGGAGCTCTGCCAGCGTGAGGGTCTCTTCGCGGGGCCGAGCTCGGGGCTGATCTTCGAGGGTGCGAGGCGGGTGCTGCGGAGGGACCGGCTGCAGGGGGTGGGTGTGATGATCTTCTGCGACAGTGTGTTCAAGTATGTGTCGAGCATGGTGAAGCACGTGGAGGGGCTGGGGGAGTTCTGA